From Halorussus lipolyticus:
CGGCGGTTACTGCTGCATCAACGCCAGCTATCACTAGTGCGACCAAGCCGGATTCGCACGAAGTGTACGAGCAGTCGCTAAAACTTCGAGACCAAAACGACTGGGATGTCTACCAATGGCGACGATATCTTGCAAAGAGAGGTCACAACCTCAAGACCCATGACAAGACCTTTACCGGCCGGTCCGGAGTCTCTGCTCAGAGATTTGACTGTTATCAGTGCACTCTCTTTGTGACCTTCGACGATCTTGCGTACGAGGATTACGCAGTAGTTGACTTCTCTTGGGAGATTGACCAGTCAGATAGCGATGATGGCGGACAAGCACCCTTGGACTACGCCACCATCGGCTACGATTCAGATCATTATTCCAAAAACCAGTCCCCCTACGTTTACTACGGAAACTACGTTTCCGACATTGGGGATCAGGACTCAGAAGGTGCAACAGGAATCGCAGTTGAGTGGGATGACGAGGCCTACCTGAATAATGAGGGTTCTGACGGGACTGCATCCGATTATTGGGGGATGTATCTGATTCCGAACTACTCCGACTACGACGAGTGGGAACGGAAAATTTACGTTGACCTCCACCACATCTGGGGTGACATCAAACTGGATAGCGTAGGGTTTAGTACTACAGGTCCAACCCTGAACCTCACTAGCGGAACTGAAAAATGGGTTCGAGAAACGGAAACCTTCGAAGGCTACATGGACGAAGGTGGCCAACATAAGGACACACGGGACAAAGAGTGCTGAATTAATTCATAAAAGATTAAAATAAATTCTTTGATGATAGCGTAATTACTACAACCACATTATGTAACTATAACTATTTAATGTGGCTTAGTCTGCGCCGCTCTGTACTATTCGCCCGGTTTCTTCGTCACGAACCCGCGCCTTCGGCGGCGGCGAGTTCCGAACGTCCTCCCGACCTTCTTCAGTAACCGCACGCTCGTAGGCTTCGGGCATCACCTTCACGAACTGGTCCAACACGGCGTCCCAGTTCGCCAGCAGTTCCTCTGCGCGCTCGCTGTCGGTGTAGGCCGCGTGGTTCTCCACGAGGCGGCGGAGGACCGACTCGTCGCGCTCCGAGAGCGAGGTTTCGAGGCTGACCATCCCCCTGTTGACGCGCCCGGCGAAGTCGCTCGACTGGTCCCAGACGTAGGCCACGCCGCCGGACATCCCCGCGGCGAAGTTCTTGCCGGTGTCGCCCAGCACCGCCACGACGCCGCCGGTCATGTACTCGCACCCGTGGTCGCCGACGCCCTCCACCACGGCTTTGACGCCGGAGTTCCGCACCGCGAACCGCTCGCCAGCCATGCCGTTGACGTAGACCTCGCCGCCGGTTGCACCGTAGAGGGCGACGTTGCCCACGACGACGTTCTCGGTGGGGTCGTAGGCCGCCGATTGAGGAGTTTCGACCGCCATGCGGCCCCCGGACAGGCCCTTGCCGAGGTAGTCGTTGGCCGCCCCTTCGAGGTGGAAGTCCACGCCCGACTGGAGGAAGGCACCGAAGCTCTGGCCCGCCGTGCCCCGGAAGTCACAGGAGAGCGTCCCGTCCGGCAGGCCCTCCTCGCCGTGAATCTCCGAGATTTTCCCCGAGAGCATCGCGCCGACCGCCCGGTCCTGATTGGCGATTTCGGCGTCGAGTTCGACCGGTTCGGCGTTCTCGACTGCGCTCTCGGCGAGTTCGAGGAGGTTCCGGTCCAAGTGGTCCCCAATCTCGTGGGTCTGTTCCCGAGTCTTGGTGCGCTGAGGACTCGCGGGGTCGTGGTCGGCGGGGTCGGCGATGATGCCCGACAGGTCCAACCCGCTGGCTTTCGGGTGGTCGGTCTCGCGTTGGTCGAGACACTCGACTCGGCCGACCATCTCCTCGACCGTCTCGAAGCCCAGTTCGGCCATGATTTCCCGAAGTTCCTGCGCGATGAACGTCATGTAGTTGACGACGTGTTCGGGTTCGCCGGGGAACCGCTTGCGCAGGTCCTCGCGCTGAGTGGCGACGCCCACGGGGCAGGTGTTCTGGTGGCACTGGCGGGCCATCACACACCCCGAGGAGACCAGACTCGCAGTCCCGAAGACGTACTCCTCGGCACCCAGAAGCGCCGCGACAGCCACGTCTCTCCCGGTCTTCAGGCCGCCGTCCACACTCACCCGAATCCGGGAGCGCAGGCCGGTCTCCCGGAGCATCTGGTTGGCTTCCGCGAGGCCCAACTCCCACGGCAGACCGGCGTGCTTGATGGAGGTCCGAGGACTCGCCCCGGTCCCGCCGGAGTGGCCCGAGACGTGAACCACGTCGGCGTTGGCCTTCGCCACGCCCGCGGCGATGGTCCCGATGCCGTCCTCCGAGACCAGTTTGACGTTCACGTCGGCGTCGGGGTTCGCCGACTTCAGGTCGAAGACCAACTGTTTGAGGTCCTCGATGGAGTAGATGTCGTGCTGTGGCGGCGGCGAGATGAGACCGACGCCCGGCGTGGCGTACCGGACGTGAGCAATCATCTCGTTGACCTTGCTCCCCGGCAGGTGGCCGCCTTCTCCCGGTTTCGAACCTTGGGCCATCTTGATTTGAATCTCGTCGGCGCTGGCGAGGTAGGCGCTCGTGACGCCGAACCGCCCCGAAGCGACCTGCTTGACGTTGCACTCGCGTTCGGTGCCGAAGCGTTCGGGGGGTTCGCCGCCCTCGCCCGTGTTCGATTTCGCGCCGAGGCGATTCATCGCAATCGCGTTGTTCTCGTGGGCCTCGGGCGACAGCGACCCCAGACTCATCGCCGCCGTCGAGAACCGCTCGGCGATGGATTCGACCGACTCGACCTCCTCGACCGGAATCGACTCTCTGCCCGCCGAATCGAATTCCAGCAAGCCCCGAAGCGTCTGGAGGTTCCCGTTCTGGTCGTTGACAGCCTCGGCGAACTCGTCGTAGGTGTCCGAATCGCCCTGTCGAACCGCCCGCTGGAGCGTGCCGACCGTCTCGGGGTTCCACTGGTGGCGGCGGCCGTCGGAGCGATGCTCGAACTCGCCTTGGCGCTCGATTTCGGGGTCCTCTGAGAAGGCTTTCCGGTGGCGCTCGCGCAGGTCGGCCGCTATCTCCTCGATGCCGACACCGCCGGTCTTGGCCGCGGTGCCCGTAAAGTACTCGGCCACGAAGTCCGAGTCGAGACCGACCGCCTCGAAAATCTGGGCACCCCGGTAGCTCTCGACAGTCGAGATGCCCATCTTGGCCATCGTCTTCTGAAGGCCGTCTTCCAGCGCGTGAACGTAGGCCTCGATTGCGTCGGCCTCGTCCGCGCCCTCC
This genomic window contains:
- a CDS encoding twin-arginine translocation signal domain-containing protein, which encodes MKGNSQQEEKLSAKNRRKFLKTAGVAAVTAASTPAITSATKPDSHEVYEQSLKLRDQNDWDVYQWRRYLAKRGHNLKTHDKTFTGRSGVSAQRFDCYQCTLFVTFDDLAYEDYAVVDFSWEIDQSDSDDGGQAPLDYATIGYDSDHYSKNQSPYVYYGNYVSDIGDQDSEGATGIAVEWDDEAYLNNEGSDGTASDYWGMYLIPNYSDYDEWERKIYVDLHHIWGDIKLDSVGFSTTGPTLNLTSGTEKWVRETETFEGYMDEGGQHKDTRDKEC
- the gltB gene encoding glutamate synthase large subunit, translating into MTEYPLSDSGDQSRAGGRTRAGAASRSDADLLADPDDYRANCGVGVVMDLADGGGHGVLADGLELLENLEHRGTTGAEENTGDGAGVLLQKPHDFFADEVGAGLDDDFPSPDEYAVGTVFLPKAEASSARLRELAEDVLADEGLDLFAWRRVPTDNADLGATALDSEPAIWQCFVRPDGGETPDPETFDTRLYVARRVLERSVGGVDAAGASRFYVCSLDRQTVVYKGLLKGEQLPGYFPDLRDDRLETAFAMVHARFSTNTLGAWHLAHPYRRVVHNGEFNTIRGNINWMRAREESLETDRFDPEKVAPVVADPEGSDTAAVDNALELLLEGGRQLPHALRMMVPEAWRGDDQMADARKEFYDFHASLLEPWDGPALVAATDGERVGAVLDRNGLRPCRYDVTTDDRLVMASEAGALDTDESEIRERGRLEPGQLFLADPDEGRVIPDAEVFDDLTDDEYGEWVEDEQVELDVGDADPRAGATADARLDASLRERQTAFGYTRDELDELLEPMAESGKDPVGSMGDDTPLSVLSEFDRPLFSYFKQLFAQVSNPPIDYLREDCVTSLESRLGRQRNLLGESPAHARQLVLDSPVLTDAEMARVREQDEIPTATVDITYPDDDSTDLETAVERVRREATEAVAEGAEMVVLSDREMGDDRLAIPSLLATGAVHHLLVREGLRTHAGLVVESGDPRTVHHLACLVGYGAGAVNPTLAFESIADIVAGPEGADEADAIEAYVHALEDGLQKTMAKMGISTVESYRGAQIFEAVGLDSDFVAEYFTGTAAKTGGVGIEEIAADLRERHRKAFSEDPEIERQGEFEHRSDGRRHQWNPETVGTLQRAVRQGDSDTYDEFAEAVNDQNGNLQTLRGLLEFDSAGRESIPVEEVESVESIAERFSTAAMSLGSLSPEAHENNAIAMNRLGAKSNTGEGGEPPERFGTERECNVKQVASGRFGVTSAYLASADEIQIKMAQGSKPGEGGHLPGSKVNEMIAHVRYATPGVGLISPPPQHDIYSIEDLKQLVFDLKSANPDADVNVKLVSEDGIGTIAAGVAKANADVVHVSGHSGGTGASPRTSIKHAGLPWELGLAEANQMLRETGLRSRIRVSVDGGLKTGRDVAVAALLGAEEYVFGTASLVSSGCVMARQCHQNTCPVGVATQREDLRKRFPGEPEHVVNYMTFIAQELREIMAELGFETVEEMVGRVECLDQRETDHPKASGLDLSGIIADPADHDPASPQRTKTREQTHEIGDHLDRNLLELAESAVENAEPVELDAEIANQDRAVGAMLSGKISEIHGEEGLPDGTLSCDFRGTAGQSFGAFLQSGVDFHLEGAANDYLGKGLSGGRMAVETPQSAAYDPTENVVVGNVALYGATGGEVYVNGMAGERFAVRNSGVKAVVEGVGDHGCEYMTGGVVAVLGDTGKNFAAGMSGGVAYVWDQSSDFAGRVNRGMVSLETSLSERDESVLRRLVENHAAYTDSERAEELLANWDAVLDQFVKVMPEAYERAVTEEGREDVRNSPPPKARVRDEETGRIVQSGAD